A single genomic interval of Cupriavidus necator harbors:
- a CDS encoding acyclic terpene utilization AtuA family protein encodes MHDKTVRIGGACGFWGDSSVGAPQLVRHGGIDYLVFDYLAELTMSVLAAARLRKPELGYATDFVTVTMKTLLREIVECNIRVVSNAGGINPQGCAQALAAIAAEQGIAVRIAVVEGDDVMPLVASLREAGITDMQKGLPLPDKLVSANAYLGALPVCKALDQGAQIVITGRCVDSAVTLGVLMHEFGWQAHDYDRLAQGSLAGHIIECGCQATGGLHTDWEQVPDWPNIGYPVVECRADGSFLVGKPPATGGLVTTATVGEQVLYEIGDPSAYLLPDVTCDFTQVALRQAGPDLVEVRGARGRAPGNCYKVSATYMEGFRCNAQLTIVGIDAAAKAERTAEAILARTRRLFAENGWGDYTRTRVEVLGAESCFGPHAAARHTREAIMRLAVTHPEKAALELFAREIAAAGTSWSPGTTGSGGGRASPSPSIRQYAFLLDKGALSPTVVMDGVWTAVSIPAGHAATDAAAPAAAQAAAIPAGGDSIEVPLVRLAYGRSGDKGDISNIGLIARRPEYLPLLRAEVTAARVADWLGHLVLGPVSRYDLPGFDAMNFVCESALDGGGMASLRNDPLGKGMAQILLTMPVRVPRSLLS; translated from the coding sequence GTGCGCCATGGCGGGATCGACTACCTGGTGTTCGACTACCTTGCGGAGCTGACCATGTCCGTGCTGGCCGCGGCTCGCCTGCGCAAGCCGGAGCTTGGCTACGCCACCGACTTCGTCACGGTGACGATGAAGACCTTGTTGCGGGAGATCGTTGAGTGCAACATCCGCGTGGTCAGCAATGCCGGCGGCATCAATCCGCAGGGCTGCGCGCAGGCGCTGGCGGCGATCGCCGCCGAGCAGGGCATTGCGGTGCGCATCGCCGTGGTCGAGGGCGATGATGTCATGCCGCTGGTGGCATCGCTGCGCGAGGCAGGCATCACCGACATGCAGAAGGGCTTGCCGCTGCCGGACAAGCTGGTCAGCGCCAATGCCTATCTCGGCGCGCTGCCGGTCTGCAAGGCGCTGGACCAGGGCGCGCAGATCGTCATTACCGGCCGCTGCGTGGACAGCGCGGTGACCCTGGGCGTGCTGATGCACGAATTCGGCTGGCAGGCGCACGATTATGACCGGCTGGCGCAGGGCAGCCTGGCCGGCCACATCATCGAGTGCGGCTGCCAGGCGACAGGCGGGCTGCATACCGACTGGGAGCAGGTGCCGGATTGGCCGAACATCGGCTATCCGGTGGTGGAGTGCCGGGCGGACGGCAGCTTCCTGGTGGGCAAGCCACCCGCTACCGGCGGACTGGTCACAACTGCCACGGTGGGCGAGCAGGTGCTGTACGAGATCGGCGACCCTTCGGCCTATCTGTTGCCGGACGTGACCTGCGATTTCACGCAGGTGGCGCTGCGCCAGGCCGGGCCGGACCTGGTCGAGGTGCGCGGCGCCCGTGGGCGTGCGCCGGGCAACTGCTACAAGGTCAGTGCCACCTATATGGAAGGCTTCCGCTGCAATGCCCAGCTGACCATCGTCGGCATTGACGCGGCGGCCAAGGCCGAGCGCACGGCCGAGGCCATCCTGGCCCGCACGCGCAGGCTCTTCGCGGAAAACGGCTGGGGCGACTACACCCGCACCCGGGTCGAAGTGCTGGGAGCCGAATCCTGCTTCGGGCCGCACGCTGCGGCGCGCCATACCCGCGAGGCCATCATGCGGCTTGCGGTCACGCATCCCGAGAAGGCGGCGCTTGAACTATTCGCCCGCGAAATCGCGGCGGCCGGCACGAGCTGGTCGCCCGGCACCACGGGATCGGGCGGCGGACGCGCCAGCCCGTCGCCATCGATCCGGCAATACGCCTTCCTGCTGGACAAGGGTGCGCTGTCGCCGACGGTGGTCATGGATGGCGTGTGGACTGCCGTCTCCATCCCGGCCGGGCACGCAGCGACGGACGCCGCCGCCCCCGCCGCGGCGCAGGCTGCCGCCATCCCTGCCGGTGGCGACAGCATTGAAGTCCCCCTGGTCCGGCTTGCCTACGGGCGCAGCGGCGACAAGGGCGATATCTCCAATATCGGCCTGATTGCGCGCCGGCCGGAATACCTCCCGCTGCTGCGCGCCGAGGTCACGGCGGCGCGCGTGGCCGACTGGCTGGGCCACCTGGTGCTGGGGCCGGTCTCGCGCTATGACCTGCCGGGCTTCGACGCGATGAACTTTGTCTGCGAGTCGGCGCTCGATGGCGGCGGCATGGCATCGCTGCGCAATGACCCGCTAGGCAAGGGGATGGCGCAGATCCTGCTGACGATGCCGGTGCGCGTGCCGCGGAGCCTGCTGTCATGA